A stretch of Plasmodium chabaudi chabaudi strain AS genome assembly, chromosome: 14 DNA encodes these proteins:
- a CDS encoding CDP-diacylglycerol--inositol 3-phosphatidyltransferase, putative has product MQNKNIYLYVPNIIGYIRIILALAAFVMCKHNLVVFSILYGISQLLDALDGWTARRFNQTSCFGQILDQITDRLSTCILYLLNGSVYDNYIIVIGLLMIADIGGHYIHATSCAIAGNKTHKKIENGNKLLKIYYEKPSVMVACIIAYESFWVSSYVLKVTDPSYNFHIICNYIFKISFPLAAFKAITNVSQGIYGARNLVELDKMKMKNRNTH; this is encoded by the exons atgcaaaataaaaatatatatctttacGTGCCAAACATTATTg GCTACATTAGAATAATATTAGCACTAGCTGCGTTTGTTATGTGTAAACACAATTTGGTAGTGTTTTCAATACTTTATGGTATCAGCCAATTGCTTGATGCCTTGGATGGATGGACAGCAAGAAGGTTCAACCAAA CATCATGCTTTGGCCAAATACTAGATCAGATCACTGATAG attGTCAACTTGTATATTATACCTTCTTAATGGAAGTGTATACGATAACTATATTATAG tgATAGGACTCCTTATGATTGCAGACATAGGAGGACACTATATCCATGCAACATC atGTGCTATTGCTGGAAACAAaacacataaaaaaattgagaatggaaataaattactaaaaatatattatgaaaaaccaa GTGTAATGGTTGCTTGTATTATTGCTTATGAATCGTTTTGGGTTTCGTCTTATGTATTAAAAGTTACAGACCCAAGTTACAATTTTCAcataatat gtaattatatattcaagATATCTTTCCCTTTGGCTGCATTCAAAGcg ATCACAAACGTATCTCAGGGAATATATGGGGCTAGAAATTTAGTGGAACTggacaaaatgaaaatgaaaaatagaaatacCCACTAA
- a CDS encoding zinc finger (CCCH type) protein, putative — translation MRGYARNGYRSHSRYATASDGSSKRQGSYNRKSYYSKKPQNKDKGVTFCPHYTIKGSCRYINDCKNLHNLKLVDTFTLQRSYIDCAIIVHGPNNEIYLFASASPYTINVWMFVPGEDSKEIDIKHLKKIEFQLTEEEEYYGDNKLKHNKKSNNKKKRVLSLLYAEECIFAGLDNGIIKIMHLPSSDCSTLYAHTDAIHSIVCIDGIIISSSINGEVKFWKYDETHLSFVTIKKIETKTKINKMIEIVSSKCLNNVNNKPNDVNPEESKYNRTLWVCGDSITIINLLNLEIVNSFKCKYGNVVSVIQYEANVITAMSEGKILAYGLSGREYFEMNTLPIYCMAGLTDHKNLPILIYGSNKSLYTFSLPEFNSYGYLKDRDYMSLKFNISDPNFILTLSGPYFIVVFGNAGHAKVWKWETKE, via the exons atgagaGGTTATGCGAGAAATGGATATAGATCTCATAGCAGATACGCAACTG CTTCTGATGGAAGCAGTAAAAGACAAGGCTCCTATAATAGGAAAAGTTACTATTCAAAAAAACCACAAAATAAGGACAAAGGAGTAACATTTTGCCCACATTATACCATAAAGG GATCATGCcgttatataaatgattgCAA aaATTTACACAATTTAAAACTAGTAGACACATTTACTTTGCAAAGATCATATATCGATTGTGCTATAATAGTACACGGTCCAAATAacgaaatatatttgtttgcATCAGCATCACCTTATACAATAAATGTATGGATGTTTGTACCTGGAGAAGATTCAAAAGAAATTgatataaaacatttaaaaaaaatagaatttCAATTAACAGAAGAAGAAGAGTATTATGgtgataataaattaaaacataataaaaaatcaaataataaaaaaaaacgagtattatcattattatatgctgAAGAATGCATATTTGCAGGGCTAGATAAtggtataataaaaattatgcatCTACCATCTTCTGATTGTTCAACTCTTTATGCACATACAGATGCAATACATAGTATTGTATGCATTGATGGTATCATAATATCGTCATCCATAAATGGCGAAGTTAAATTTTGGAAATATGATGAAACTCATTTAAGTTTtgtaacaataaaaaaaatagaaacaaaaacaaaaataaataaaatgattgAAATAGTTTCAAGTaaatgtttaaataatgtaaataataaaccaAATGATGTAAATCCTGAAgaatcaaaatataatagaacCTTATGGGTATGTGGAGATAGCATaacaataattaatttattaaatttagaaattgtaaatagttttaaatgtaaatatggAAATGTTGTATCAGTTATCCAATATGAAGCTAATGTAATTACAGCTATGAGTGAAGGTAAAATTTTAGCTTATGGATTATCAGGACgagaatattttgaaatgaATACTTTGCCTATATATTGTATGGCTGGATTAACTGATCATAAAAACCTTcctatattaatatatggatCTAATAAATcgttatatacattttcttTACCTGAATTTAATTCCTATGGATATTTAAAGGATCGAGATTATATGTCACTAAAGTTTAACATCAGTGATCCAAATTTCATTTTGACCTTATCTGGCCCATATTTCATTGTCGTATTTGGAAATG ctGGGCATGCAAAAGTATGGAAATGGGAAACAAaggaataa